One genomic segment of Trichoplusia ni isolate ovarian cell line Hi5 chromosome 5, tn1, whole genome shotgun sequence includes these proteins:
- the LOC113494222 gene encoding sodium-dependent noradrenaline transporter-like: MAGMPVLGNSVGAGELRDTSREASNRSSSSGSRRGSSPHHAQDHETCDATVHKPDLTRTRPTSYDREYHDKVPTMATLSGTGVVTHTAPSYEEQRANPALLSRGASGTPGGRSVRDDGYCSASSTPRAFDNKSTKGSVVTLSCYKKEPKIQIEEECFYSEPNKRLRTNSIKTEADDGRETWGTGADFLLSIIGFAVDLANVWRFPYLCYRNGGGAFLIPYTLMLVFGAVPLFYMELILGQYNRQGPITLWKICPLFKGVGFCAVMVAFYVSFYYNVIIGWAFYFLVSSARSELPWVHCDNSWNTDQCWDSGRDNATNRTDVRYQGPLSHFTPASEFFHRAVLEMQNSEGLNDLGFPKWQLAICLGLVYVTLYLSLFKGVKSSGKVVWMTATMPYVVLSILLARGLLLPGATRGIAYYLQPELTRLKDTQVWVDAAVQIFYSVGAGFGVHLSYASYNTFHNNCYRDCLVTTLVNCFTSFFSGFVIFTYLGFMSHKQGVPISSVATEGPGLVFQVYPEAVATLPGASLWAMLFFFMLIMLGLDSGMGGLECVITGLLDQARACGATWLRREHFTLIVVCVSFCVACINVTPGGIYMFHLLDTYAAGISLLCSALFEAVAVSWFYGLKRFSDDVEEMLGFRPGLYWRICWKFVSPTFIIGVVVFGLLYQQPLQYQQYTYPPWAVVLGWGLACSSILMIPVVAIYKLISTPGTFRERVACCISPESEHEAIRGGAPVSRFSWRHWLYV; the protein is encoded by the exons ATGGCGGGCATGCCCGTGCTCGGGAACAGCGTCGGAGCCGGCGAACTGCGCGACACCAGCCGCG AGGCGAGCAACAGGTCGTCAAGCAGCGGCTCCCGGCGCGGCTCCTCCCCGCACCACGCACAG GACCATGAGACGTGTGACGCGACCGTCCACAAGCCTGACCTGACGAGGACGCGGCCCACCAGCTATGACCGGGAGTACCACGATAAGGTCCCTACCATG GCGACGTTAAGCGGTACTGGTGTGGTGACCCACACAGCTCCGTCTTACGAGGAGCAACGCGCGAACCCCGCGCTGCTCAGCCGCGGCGCCAGCGGCACGCCCGGCGGCCGCAGCGTCAGGGATGACGGCTACTGCTCAGCTAGCAGCACGCCCAGAGCCTTCG ACAACAAATCTACGAAAGGTTCGGTGGTGACCCTGTCCTGTTATAAGA AGGAACCCAAAATACAAATAGAGGAGGAATGCTTCTATAGTGAACCGAATAAACGACTCAGGACGAATAGTATCAAGACTg AGGCTGATGATGGGCGGGAGACCTGGGGCACGGGTGCGGACTTCCTGCTCTCCATCATTGGATTCGCGGTGGATCTCGCCAATGTCTGGCGGTTCCCGTATCTCTGCTACAGGAATGGGGGTG GCGCATTCCTGATCCCTTACACGTTGATGCTGGTGTTCGGTGCTGTTCCACTATTCTACATGGAGCTTATTCTCGGACAGTACAACCGGCAGGGACCGATCACGCTCTGGAAGATATGCCCGCTCTTCAAAG GTGTGGGGTTCTGCGCGGTGATGGTGGCTTTCTACGTCTCCTTCTATTATAACGTCATCATCG GATGGGCGTTCTACTTCCTAGTGTCATCAGCTCGGTCGGAGCTCCCGTGGGTGCACTGCGACAACTCGTGGAACACAGACCAGTGCTGGGACTCCGGCCGGGACAACGCTACCAACAGGACTGATGTCCGCTACCAGGGACCGCTGTCGCACTTCACTCCGGCTTCAGAGTTCTTTCA CCGAGCTGTCCTTGAGATGCAGAATTCCGAGGGCCTGAATGACTTGGGTTTCCCCAAATGGCAACTGGCGATCTGCTTGGGACTGGTGTACGTCACTCTCTACTTGTCGCTGTTCAAAGGTGTCAAGAGCTCTG GTAAAGTGGTATGGATGACAGCGACGATGCCATACGTGGTGCTCTCCATCCTCCTTGCTCGAGGACTGCTGCTGCCCGGCGCCACGCGAGGCATCGCCTACTATCTGCAGCCAGAACTCACCAGGCTGAAGGATACACAA GTGTGGGTGGATGCGGCAGTTCAAATCTTCTACTCTGTCGGCGCTGGTTTTGGAGTCCACCTCTCGTACGCCAGTTACAACACGTTTCACAATAACTGCTACAG agACTGCTTGGTTACGACGCTGGTCAACTGTTTCACGTCGTTTTTCTCCGGATTCGTAATCTTCACATATCTTGGGTTCATGTCTCATAAACAAGGCGTACCGATATCGTCAGTGGCCACCGAAG GTCCTGGGCTGGTGTTCCAAGTGTATCCCGAGGCCGTGGCGACCCTACCGGGTGCCAGTCTGTGGGCGATGCTCTTCTTCTTCATGCTCATCATGCTAGGATTGGATTCGGGG ATGGGCGGTCTGGAGTGTGTGATCACCGGCTTGCTGGACCAGGCGCGTGCGTGTGGTGCCACCTGGCTGCGGCGAGAACATTTCACCCTCATCGTCGTCTGTGTATCATTCTGCGTGGCCTGTATTAATGTTACACCG GGCGGTATCTACATGTTCCATCTCCTAGACACGTATGCTGCTGGTATCTCGTTGCTCTGCTCCGCGCTGTTCGAAGCCGTTGCTGTGTCTTGGTTCTatg GTTTGAAACGGTTTTCTGATGACGTGGAGGAGATGCTCGGCTTCCGACCTGGTCTGTACTGGAGGATATGCTGGAAGTTCGTCAGTCCCACCTTCATTATT GGTGTGGTGGTATTCGGGCTGCTATACCAGCAACCTCTCCAGTACCAGCAGTACACGTACCCGCCGTGGGCCGTGGTGCTGGGCTGGGGGCTGGCCTGCTCCTCCATCCTCATGATCCCAGTCGTCGCTATCTACAAGCTCATCTCCACGCCGGGGACATTCCGTGAG CGCGTGGCTTGCTGTATCTCACCGGAATCAGAGCATGAGGCCATTCGGGGAGGCGCCCCTGTCAGTCGCTTCTCCTGGCGACACTGGCTGTACGTGTAA